The following is a genomic window from Collimonas fungivorans Ter331.
ATCCTGTTGCTGATTTACGGTTTTGTCAAAGGCAAGGCGGCTAGCTGATGCTGGATACCTGGCGCGATCGGCTGCCTGGGCGCAAGAAACCGTCCAGGCAGGCTGAGCTGGTCCTGATCCCGGCTACCGAGCATGCGCTGCACGCGGTGCGCCATCGCTGCCGGCAAATGGTGGCGAAGCGGGCCTTGCTGTCGGCCGGGGCTTCGGCGCTGCCGGTGATGGGCGTCGATATCGCGGTCGACATCCATCTGCTGTCGCGCCTGATCGAAGACATCAACGCCGAGTTCGGCCTGACGCCGCAGCAGATCGACAAACTCCAGCCGAAACTCAAGGTGGCGACCTACAGCACCATCGTCGGCCTCGGCAGCACGCTGATAGGGCGGGCGGTGACGCGTGAACTGATGCTGAAAATCCTGACCCGCAGCGGCGTCAAGGTACTCTCCAAGAATGCCACCCGGCTGGTGCCGATCGCCGGCCAGATGGTGTCGGCGGCGATTGGCTTCTCGGCCTTCCGGGCCATAGGCAACCGCCACATCGAGGCTTGCGTCGCGGTGGCGGAGGAAATGTTGAAAATGCAAGCTTCCGTCGAATAGCTTTTTCGTATCGATTGCCGCGATGGTAGAATGCGGGTCGTTTGCGCTGCGGGACTGTATTACGCAGCTCCCCCAAGCCATCTACGCCGCACCTTTACACAGCAGCCGACCGGCGCTTTGATGTAGAGTGTGGCAACACACTTCACCACGATAGAGTTTCCTATGTTGAGTTACCGCCATGCCTTCCATGCGGGCAATCATGCCGACGTGCTGAAGCACTTGGTCACCATCCAGCTGTTGCGCTACCTGGGCCAGAAAGACACCTCCTACATGGTGATCGATACCCATGCCGGCGCCGGCGTGTATGCGCTGGACGGCGGTTATGCCTCGAAAAACGCCGAGTTCGAGACTGGCATCAGCCGCCTCTGGGACCGCAAGGACCTGCCGCCGGCGGTGGCGGAATATCTGCATGTGGTGCGGCAGCTGAACCCGGACGGCAAGCTGAAGTTCTATCCCGGTTCGCCGTATTGCGCCGACGCCACCATGCGCGAGCAGGATCGCTTGCGCCTGTTTGAACTGCATCCGAGCGACAGCAAGATCCTGACCGACAACTTCCGCCGCCTAGAAGCCGAGCGCGAGCGCAGCAATGGGCGCGGCAAGCGCGTCATGATCCAGCAGGGCGACGGTTTCATCGGCCTGAAATCCTTGCTGCCGCCGCCGTCGCGGCGCGGCCTGGTCCTGATCGATCCGCCGTATGAGGTGAAAGAGGATTACCGCCACGTCAAGAACACCATAGAAGATGCGCTCACGCGTTTCTCCACCGGCACTTACGC
Proteins encoded in this region:
- a CDS encoding 23S rRNA (adenine(2030)-N(6))-methyltransferase RlmJ; amino-acid sequence: MLSYRHAFHAGNHADVLKHLVTIQLLRYLGQKDTSYMVIDTHAGAGVYALDGGYASKNAEFETGISRLWDRKDLPPAVAEYLHVVRQLNPDGKLKFYPGSPYCADATMREQDRLRLFELHPSDSKILTDNFRRLEAERERSNGRGKRVMIQQGDGFIGLKSLLPPPSRRGLVLIDPPYEVKEDYRHVKNTIEDALTRFSTGTYAVWYPLLNRMESRQMPDKLKRMKANGWLNVTLTVKTPSPDGFGLHSSGMFVINPPWTLEPMLKEVMPYLVKVLGTDSGAGFTLESGQTKAVDTGTRRV